A region of the Desulfobacter postgatei 2ac9 genome:
TCAAAATCACTCTCTAAAATTACTGTCTCTTCGTTGTTGTCCAGATCCATGGCCTCATTTTTGATGTCCAGAGGGCAGGGCAGGTAATTGATAACAGCGTTCAAAAGGGGTTGGACGGCTTTGTTTTTGTATGCTGAACCCAGGAACACCGGGGTCATCTCCCGTCTGATGGTGCCGGTCCTGACCGCACCCATAATCAGCTCTTCGGTAATTTCAGCTTCCTCAAGAATAGCGTCCGTCAGTTCTTCGGAGAACAGGGATACGGCATCAATCATCTCTTCCCTGGCAGCTTCGGCATCATCTTTGAGCTCGGCAGGGATGTCGGCTTCAACCATTTGTTCCCCGTTGTCGCCTTCAAAATAATAGGCTTTCATTTTCACAAGGTCGATTACACCCTGATGCTTGTCTTCAAGGCCTATGGGAAGTTGCAGCATCACGGAATTATGACCGAGTTTATCTCTTAATTGTTTACAAACTTTTAGCGGATTGGCGCCTGAACGGTCACATTTATTGACAAACGCAATGCATGGGACTTCGTAGCGTTTCATTTGCTGGTCAACGGTAATGGACTGGGACTGTACCCCGGATACCGAGCAAAGAACAAGAACAACGCCGTCCAGAACCCGCAATGACCGTTCAACCTCCACGGTAAAATCCACATGGCCCGGCGTGTCAATAATATTGATGGCGTGGTTGTTCCATTCGCAATGGGTGGCGGCAGAAGCAATGGTAATGCCTCTTTCCTTTTCCAGTTCCATGGAATCCATCACCGCACCCGTGCCGTCCTTGCCCCTGACTTCGTTGATTTTATGGATTCTGTTGGTATAAAAAAGAATCCGTTCAGTAAGCGTGGTTTTACCGGAATCGATATGGGCACTGATTCCAATATTTCTTACCCGTTCAAGATCTCTGATCATTTTGTTTTGTCCTTAAAAATAAAAAAATCCTTTGAAACAAATGCTAAGCGCGACCATTGCCAAAAGCCCAGCCGTTATGTTTCATACTATAGTTTTATTATGATCTTATTAAATTATTCCAGAAATAAAATATCAATAAAATAGAAAACAGTAAGATACACTATTCTTTAAAAAAAATCAAATATAATTATGTTTTTTATTGTTGAATTTAAGGAAGGCAGATTATAAGATTGGTCGATTTTTTTTGTTTCATAAAAAAAATAGTGCAAACCAGAGTTCATTTAAAAAAAATAATAGGTTACATATATAAATGAAGGAATTTTGTCGTTGCCTTGAAAAGGGTGCTGATTTTCTTGGGTTGAATTTGTCGCCGAACCAGACGGCTTTGCTGGCTGCCCATGCCCGGGAGTTGCAGCTCTGGAATGCCAAAATTAATCTGACCGCCATAACGGATATCCGCCTTGTGGCATATAAACATTTTGTGGATGCGCTGGCTGCGGCCATGTTTGTGGAACGGCCGTCACGGATAATGGATATTGGTTCCGGTGCAGGATTCCCTGCTGTTCCCATGAAAGTAATCTGTCCGGACCTTGATGTCACCATGGTGGATGCGGTCAGAAAAAAGGTCAGCTTTTTAAACCACGTGGTACGCACCTTAAAGCTTGAGAACATCCGCGCGCTGCATGCAAGGGTCGAAGACCTTGCCAAGGATCCCGGTCATTTTCAGATGTATGATGCAGTGACGGCCAGGGGCTTTGCGGATCTTGGTAAACTGGCAAGGCTTGCCTCTCCCATGCTGGTGCCCGGCGGCAGGATTTATGCCCTGAAAGGGGCGCATGCCCCAGAAGAAATCACATCTGAACTTGAAAGGCAGTTTCATATTACACATAAGCCTTATAGCCTGCCTTTTGTAGATGCCTCAAGAGCTGTTATTATCCTTGAATTTCGCTAAATTCTTGACTTTTGCCTTTGCTGCCATTACAAAGAAAAGTTCGATAACAACAGTCATGGGCTGGGCTGGTCTATCAACACCCGGACTCAACCCATAATGAAACATGAAAGTAATTCAATAAGTTATTTTGACTTTCATATACAGACTTGAAACCGCATTCGAAAGGCAAAAGGAATCTAGGAATAATGGATTATAAAAAAACACTGAACCTGCCTTCTACCCAATTTGCAATGAAGGCCAACCTGCCCCAGCGGGAACCTGAGATGATCAAAGCCTGGGAGCAGAAAAACATTTATAAAAAACTGCGGGAACAATCCAAGGACAAGCCCCTTTTTATTCTCCATGACGGTCCTCCCTATGCCAACGGCCATCTTCACATGGGCCATGCCATCAATAAAATATTAAAGGATATCATCATCCGATCCCGGCAGATGTGCGGTTTTAACGCGCCTTACGTCCCGGGTTGGGACTGCCACGGTCTGCCCATTGAACACAATGTGGACAAAAAGCTGGGCAGCAGGAAAAAGGAGATGACCCCGGTGGAGGTGCGCCGGGAGTGCCGGGAGTATGCTGCGTCATTTGTGGATATCCAGAGAGAAGAGTTTAAACGCTTCGGGGTTTCAGGGGATTGGGATGCGCCTTACCTGACCATGGACTACCCCTATGAGGCATGTATTGCAAAAGAGTGTGGAGAATTTGGCCTGTCAGGGGATATGTTCCTGGGTAAAAAACCCATTTATTGGTGCTGCAACTGCGAGACGGCCCTGGCGGAAGCTGAGATTGAGTACCACGATCACACCTCCCCATCCATTTATGTTAAATTCCCTGTAGAGGACAATGCCAAAGATCTTTTTGATGCAGACGGGGAAACCGTTTCTGTTGTCATCTGGACCACCACCCCGTGGACGCTGCCGGCCAACCTGGGTGTGTGCCTGCATCCGGATTTTGTTTATGCGGCGGTTAAAACACAAAATCAGGGCGTCCTGATCATAGCCAAAGAACTTGTGGAAACTGTAATGGGTGAGTTTGGGATATCAGATTATGCCATTATTGCCGATTTGTCTGCAAAGGATCTTGAAAACCGCAACTGCAAACACCCCTTTTATGACAGGGATTCGTTAATTATTCTGGGGGATCACGTCACCCTTGAGGCTGGAACCGGCTGTGTTCATACGGCCCCGGGCCACGGTGCCGACGACCATATTGCAGGCAATCGCTATGGTCTGGAGTGCTATTCACCTGTGGAGGATAACGGCACATTTTCCCAAGGGGTTGAGCTGTTTGAGGGCCAGTTTATTTTTAAGGCCAATGCCGAAATCAATAAAACCCTGGAAGAAAAAGGGGCGCTGCTTAAGCAGGAAAACATGTCCCATTCCTATCCACACTGCTGGCGCTGTAAAAAGCCTGTCATTTACCGCGCCACCCCCCAGTGGTTTATCTCCATGGACAACCTGGGACTGCGGCAAAAAGCCCTTGATGAAATTAACAATGTTCATTGGATTCCGTCATGGGGCAGGGAGCGTATCTATGCCATGATTGAGCATCGGCCGGACTGGTGTCTGTCCCGCCAGCGTTCCTGGGGGGTTCCCATTCCCGTATTTCACTGCACCAAGTGTCAAAAGGTATATGTGACCCGGGAGTCCGTGGACCGTATCCATGAACTTTTTACTCAATTTTCTTCGGACATCTGGTTTGAAAAAGATGCGCAATATCTGATGCCTGATGGTGCGGTATGCGAAGAGTGCGGTTCAACAACGTTTACCAAAGATCAGAACATCCTTGATGTGTGGTTTGATTCAGGTGTCAGCCATGCCGCCGTGTTAGAGGAAAGAGAGGGGCTGCAACGTCCGGCAGATATGTATCTTGAAGGTTCTGACCAGCATCGCGGCTGGTTTCACTCTTCACTTCTGACCGCTGTGGGCAGAACCGGCCATGCCCCTTACAAGGCCGTGCTTACCCACGGGTTTGTGGTCGATGAAAAGGGTCATAAGATGTCTAAATCCGTGGGCAATGTTGTGGCCCCGGACAAGGTGATCAACCAATACGGTGCCGACGTGTTACGGCTTTGGGCGGCTTCGGCGGATTACCGGGGAGATGTCAGTATTTCCGATAATATCATCAAGCAGCTTTCGGATGCCTACAGAAGGATCAGAAACACCTGCCGGTTTCTTTTAGGTAACTTCACCGGATTTGAACCGTCCCAGGTCCGGCCCATTGAAAATATGGCCGAGCTGGACCGGTTCATTCTCCACCGCCTGCATTATGTGGTAAAACGGTGCCGGGCAGCCTATGATGCCTATGAATTTCATGTGATCTATCACACCCTGCATAATTTTTGTGTGGTGGATCTTTCATCTTTCTATCTGGATATTATCAAGGATCGTGTTTACACAAGTCCCGAAAATTCAGATACACGTAAAGATGCCCAGACCGTTATGTTTATGATACTGGACGCCCTGGTAAAAATCATGGCACCGATTCTGCCCTTTACGGCCGAAGAGATTTACACCCACATGCCCCTGGGAGAGATCAAAAAAGAGAGTGTTCACATGGAAGATATGGTCAGCCTTGATAATGCTCTTGAAGACAGGGAACTTGCAGCCAAGTGGGAAAATATCCGGGCATTGCGGGCTGAGGTAACCAAGGCCCTGGAAGAGGCAAGAACAGCCAAACTCATCGGCCATCCCCTGGATGCCGCCGTTGAAATTAAACTGCCCCCGGGGGACATTGCAGACAAGGTGGCATCCCTGGATGTTGATCTCAATGACATTTTTATCGTGTCCAACGCCCGGGTGGTGGAGACCCTTGACGGGGATGTCTACCAGGGCAAGGAGATCGAAGGCCTGGCCATAAAGGTGGCAAAGGCCTCCGGTGAAAAATGTGAACGGTGCTGGCGGTTTGATGAAAATCTGGGAACGGATCCGGATCATCCCACGGCCTGTCCCCGCTGCACCCAGGCCCTTAAAACCATTCTGGGATGATGGCCGGTTTTTCAGCACCCATGCGGCGGCTTGCCCTGGTGAGTATCTGTGTTATTTTGCTGGACCAGATCACCAAATGGCTTATTGTAAGACATTTGCCGCTGTACGCCAATATTACGGTGATTGACAATTTTTTTAACATCACCCATATACTTAATCCTGGGGGCGCTTTCGGTTTTTTTGCCGAACAGTCCCCCGGGATCAGAAAATTCATTTTTTTATTTTTATCCTCCGGGGTTGCCCTGTTTGTACTCTGGCTTTACCGAAAAACAGCCCAATCCCACACTTTTTTATCCTATGGCCTGGCCCTGATCTTCGGGGGGGCTATAGGGAATCTGATTGACCGGTTCCGGTTTGGCAAAGTTGTTGATTTCCTGGATTTTTATGCCGGCTCCCTTCACTGGCCGGCCTTCAATATTGCAGATTCAGCGATTACCATTGGAATGGGCATATTAATTTACCACCTAGTATTCAACAAATTGCCTGAAATATAAGAGGTACCCATGCATCCGATCCTTTTTCAGGCCGGCGGTCTGAAGCTTTATACTTATGGCCTTTTCGTGGCACTGGGCTTTATCACAGCTATCTGGTTT
Encoded here:
- the rsmG gene encoding 16S rRNA (guanine(527)-N(7))-methyltransferase RsmG; this translates as MKEFCRCLEKGADFLGLNLSPNQTALLAAHARELQLWNAKINLTAITDIRLVAYKHFVDALAAAMFVERPSRIMDIGSGAGFPAVPMKVICPDLDVTMVDAVRKKVSFLNHVVRTLKLENIRALHARVEDLAKDPGHFQMYDAVTARGFADLGKLARLASPMLVPGGRIYALKGAHAPEEITSELERQFHITHKPYSLPFVDASRAVIILEFR
- the ileS gene encoding isoleucine--tRNA ligase; translated protein: MDYKKTLNLPSTQFAMKANLPQREPEMIKAWEQKNIYKKLREQSKDKPLFILHDGPPYANGHLHMGHAINKILKDIIIRSRQMCGFNAPYVPGWDCHGLPIEHNVDKKLGSRKKEMTPVEVRRECREYAASFVDIQREEFKRFGVSGDWDAPYLTMDYPYEACIAKECGEFGLSGDMFLGKKPIYWCCNCETALAEAEIEYHDHTSPSIYVKFPVEDNAKDLFDADGETVSVVIWTTTPWTLPANLGVCLHPDFVYAAVKTQNQGVLIIAKELVETVMGEFGISDYAIIADLSAKDLENRNCKHPFYDRDSLIILGDHVTLEAGTGCVHTAPGHGADDHIAGNRYGLECYSPVEDNGTFSQGVELFEGQFIFKANAEINKTLEEKGALLKQENMSHSYPHCWRCKKPVIYRATPQWFISMDNLGLRQKALDEINNVHWIPSWGRERIYAMIEHRPDWCLSRQRSWGVPIPVFHCTKCQKVYVTRESVDRIHELFTQFSSDIWFEKDAQYLMPDGAVCEECGSTTFTKDQNILDVWFDSGVSHAAVLEEREGLQRPADMYLEGSDQHRGWFHSSLLTAVGRTGHAPYKAVLTHGFVVDEKGHKMSKSVGNVVAPDKVINQYGADVLRLWAASADYRGDVSISDNIIKQLSDAYRRIRNTCRFLLGNFTGFEPSQVRPIENMAELDRFILHRLHYVVKRCRAAYDAYEFHVIYHTLHNFCVVDLSSFYLDIIKDRVYTSPENSDTRKDAQTVMFMILDALVKIMAPILPFTAEEIYTHMPLGEIKKESVHMEDMVSLDNALEDRELAAKWENIRALRAEVTKALEEARTAKLIGHPLDAAVEIKLPPGDIADKVASLDVDLNDIFIVSNARVVETLDGDVYQGKEIEGLAIKVAKASGEKCERCWRFDENLGTDPDHPTACPRCTQALKTILG
- the lspA gene encoding signal peptidase II; the protein is MRRLALVSICVILLDQITKWLIVRHLPLYANITVIDNFFNITHILNPGGAFGFFAEQSPGIRKFIFLFLSSGVALFVLWLYRKTAQSHTFLSYGLALIFGGAIGNLIDRFRFGKVVDFLDFYAGSLHWPAFNIADSAITIGMGILIYHLVFNKLPEI